In Campylobacter sp. RM16187, the DNA window AAAACCATCATTAGCGATATGCTTATCCTAGCTCTTGGTAGCGATAGTATGGAATTTTTTTCAAATTTTGACATGCAACTTAGCTCGGTTCGCGGGCAGATCACGCACATAAAAGAGTCCATAAAGACAAATTTGGCTTTTAGCACTAAAGGCTATGTCTGCCCTGAGGTTGATGGCGTGCAAGTTGTCGGTGCAACTTATGATAGAAATTTAAAACTTGATGAGCCTAGAAGCAGTGACGATGAGAAAAATTTAGCCGATATAGGTGAGTTTTTAGAAGGCAAGAAGCCTCAAATTTTAGGCTCAAAAGTGGGCTATAGAAGCTATAGTGGCGATAGATTTCCGATCATCGGAAGGCTTTATGATGAGGAGTTTTATAAGGATAGCTACAAAGCTCTTCTTTGGACGAAAAATAAGAGCGAAAATTTAAGCGCCAAATATATCCCAAACGTCTATATAAATACAGCTCACGGCTCGCGCGGACTATGCACTGCCGTGCTTGGGGCTGAGCTCATCTGCGATCTTGTGTTTGATCGCCCATTATGTGTAGAAAAGAGCCTTTTTGACGCGCTTCATCCTGCTAGATTTTTGATACGAAAGCTTAAAAAAGGCATTAAGTAGCTTTCTGAAATTTAAACGCAAATCAATTAGCGCTTTTTATCTTTATCAGCGCTTATAAAATAACTCGTTATAATAAATCCATGAAAAAGCTCTTTATCCTTGCTCTTATAATCCTGTTTTTTACCGCTTTTATCTCTATGTTTAGACCATCGATTCAAACTGAGCCAATTGGCGCAGCAGGTGGCGCACGAGTGATATTTTGGCTATCGATCTTATATATAATTTATCTAAGCGATCCTGGCAATATAAAAGGCATGATAAATTTCTTTAACAAAAACGATCTCGCGTTTGGATTGCTTATTTTGACGGATATTTATCTTGTTTGTAAGATTTGGATTGCTCTTTAAATTTGCCAAATCTGCTAGAATTTGAGTCCTCAAATTTCTTTGAAAATCCGCCATATTTTTGCGTTTTGCCTCCGTGCATATCTATGACGCCTCTTTCTTGAGAAGCGCCAAGTAATAAGGCGCAAGCAGTTAGTATAAGTAGTAGTTGTTTCAAATTTTACCTTTGAAAGCCCCAAATTTAGGGGCTTATATTATTTGTAGCTTGCTATGGCTTTATCTAAAATCGCTTTTGCTGTGTCCGCGCACTTAAACTCTTTTACTTTCACCCATTTGTTTGGCTCAAGCATTTTGTAAGTCTCAAAGAAATTTCTGATCTTGTTTAGTGTCGCTTCTGGAAGATCTTTGTAGCTTTTTATAGCGTCATATCTTGGATCTATCTTGCTAACCGGCACCGCAAGAAGTTTTTCGTCCATGCCTGCTTCATCTTCCATCACAAGAACTCCGATCAGGCGGCAAGGGATGACGCTGCCCGCTTGCAAAGGATACTCGTTAAGCACCAAGATATCGGCAGGATCGCCATCTTCTGCTAAGGTATTTGGCACGAAACCGTAGTTTGCAGGGTAAAACATCGCCGAATAAAGCACGCGATCGACGAAAACCGCACCGCTATCTTTGCAAATTTCATATTTTATGTTTGAGCCGTAAGGTATCTCGATAACGGCATTGATCTTATCAGGGTTTGAGCCTGCTTTGATTTTTGATATATCCATGTTTGCTCCTTGTTTTATGTGAGTGTGATTATACTTATTTGCGGCTTTTATTTAAGTTAAATTTGAGTTGTGACACGGCTACCGCTTGATAGCCGTGCGGGTGAGTATGAGATGGATTAAAAGTAGGTAAAATTATTTGATTATCTCGACAGATTTTACGTCGATAGTTGTTTTCATGAGGTCTTTATCGACTTTTCCCGTGATTCTTATAGGTGTGTTTTCATCTACGGTTACGCCTTTCCAGACGTGGTTATCTATCTCGATTTCGATTGTATCGCCGCTTCTGCCGACAAATTCATAATCATCTGATCTGATTTGAGATTTGATCTTGCCTTCAAGTATGACCGGCGCACCGTCTCTCATATTAAGAGCCTCTTTGATAGTGACTAAAGTCGCACTTCCTTTGCCTGTGAAGCCGCCTTGGTTTTGTGCGGCGTTGTTGGTGCCAGTAAATCCTCCGCTTGCTAAAAGCGAGCCTGCAAGAAGAGCTGATAGTGTAAGTTTTTTAAGCATTTTGTATCCTTTAAAATTTTGATTTTGTTTTTTTAAGCTCCGCTAAATAGAGCAGCCTGATAACTTGGTTTTATAACTTGCTATGAAGTTTGTTATAAACTGAAGCGAATTGTAATGCGAAATTGTTAATTAAAAGTTAAGGGGTAATACTGCTTAAAAAAGAGGAAATTTGCCACATTTTGCGCTATTTGCAAAGCGTGGCAAATCAAATTTGTGTAGGTTACAGAAGCGAATTTATCAAATTTCTCATATCTGTTACGATCTCATCGATCGTTCTTTCGCCGTTTATCTCGTGAAGCAAATTTTTGCCTGAGTAAAATTTGCGGATCGCGCCGATTGGCTCAAGATATACTTTCATTCTGTTGTTAAATACTTCGTTGTTATCATCTGCGCCTCTTGCACGTCCAAGCACACGCTCTCTAGCCACATCTTCGCTAACATCCACTTCGATGACGCCTTTTAGCGAGATCTCGTTTTGAGCGGATAAAACTTTATCAAGTTCAGTCATCTGCTCAATGCTTCTAGGGTATCCATCAAGCACGACATTTGGCGTTTTTGAGCTTTTGATGGCGCTTATTATCGCATTTACAACCACTTCAAGAGGGACTAAATTTCCTTTTGAGATGTAGCTGTCGATGAGTTTGCCTAGCTCGCTTCCGCTTGCAACCTCTGCACGAAGCAGATCGCCTGTGGAGTAGTGAGTAAAGCTATCATCGCCTTTTGTGATCAAATTTGCGTCTGTTGTTTTGCCGCTTCCCGGTGCTCCGATTATCAAAAATAGTTTTTTCATCAAATTTCCTTAATTAGTTTTTTCTCTTAGACGAAGTCCTAGCTCGCGAAGTTGTTCAGAGCTTGCCTCGCTAGGCGCTTTTGTCATAGGGCATTGCGCGCGCTGTGTTTTAGGGAATGCGATCACATCGCGAATACTGGTTGATTTGGTTGCCAGCATCACAAGGCGGTCAAATCCTATCGCGATACCACCATGCGGCGGCGCTCCAAAGCTAAGCGCGTCAAGTAAGAAGCCAAATTTCTCTCTTTGCTCCGCTTCGTCTATGCCAAGAAGTTTAAATACCTTTTGCTGAACGTCGTTTTTGTGGATTCTCACACTTCCTCCGCCTAGCTCAAAGCCGTTTAACACAACGTCGTGAGCGACTGAAAGGATGTCTTCTAAATCCTCTTCGTCTATATTTTTAGGGCATGTGAATGGGTGGTGCATCGCAGAGTAGCTTCCGTCGTCGTTTTGCTCAAACATAGGGAAGTCTAGCACCCATAAAAACTCCATTCTGTCTTGATCGATGATACCCATTTGCTCAGCTAGGAAAATTCTAAATCTTCCCATATAATCAAGCACTATCTTTTTCTTTCCTGCGCCGAAAAATACTACGTCGCCAAGCTTTAGCTCGCATCTATCAACTATCTCTTGCAGGTCTTTTTCTTCAAAGAATTTGCAAAGCGGACCTTTTAATCCGTCCTCTTTCATCTGGAAGTATCCTAGTCCTTGAGCTCCGAATTTGCACACGAACTCTTCAAACCTATTCATCTCGCGCTTGCTAAATATATTATCTCCGTTTGGCACTTTAAGCGCTTTTATGCGGTTTTTCTTAGGATCTTTTGCAATATTTGCAAAAATTTCATTTGACGAGCGAGCAAATATGTCAATCACATCAACCATAGCTAGATCGTAGCGAAGATCAGGCTTATCTGAGCCGTATTTCTCGGTAGCCTCTTTATAACTCATACGTCTAAATGGAGTTTTTATATCATATCCGCAAGCTGCAAATATATCTTTTAGCACCTCTTCAGCCATATTTAGGATATCTTCTTGCTCGATAAAGCTCATCTCGATATCGATCTGCGTAAATTCAGGCTGACGATCAGCGCGCAAATCCTCATCTCTAAAGCATTTTGCTATCTGAAAGTATTTATCAAAGCCAGAGCACATTAAAAGTTGCTTAAACAGCTGCGGGCTTTGCGGAAGCGCATAAAACTGCCCGGGATACACGCGGCTTGGTACTAGATAGTCTCTTGCGCCCTCAGGTGTAGCGCGAGTTAAAATCGGAGTTTCAAACTCTATAAAGCCAAGGCGATCAAGCGAATTTCTAGCGGCGATCGCAGCCTTTGAGCGCATTTTAAAGATATTTTGCAAGCGCTCGTTTCTTAAGTCTAAAAAGCGGTATTTAAGCCTGATGTCCTCATTTACCGAGTTGTCGTTGATCATAAACGGAAGCGGTTCGCTTGGATTTTCTACCGTCACTTCGCTTACTACCACTTCGATCTCGCCTGTCTTTAGCCTAGGATTTACAAGCCCTTCGCCACGCGCTCTTATCTTGCCTTTGATTCTTAAAACATACTCATCACGCACTTTTGAGGCGACTTCATGAGCGCTTACGCTATCAGCAGGATCGCAAACCAGCTGGATTAGCCCAGTCCTATCTCTTAAGTCGATGAAGATAACTCCGCCGTGATCTCTATAGGTATTTACCCAGCCGCAAAGATCGACTTCTTTGCCGATGTCCGCCGCACTAAGCTCTGCACAATAATGGCTTCGCATTAGATACTCCTTAAATTTCGTTTTGAAAGCTTGATTATACTCCAATTTTGCTTTTGCCGAGCTTTTAAACCAAAATATGCTACAATCAAAACTATGAAAAAAGAGATAAATTTAAATTTTGCTGATGTGAAAAAGGTCGGAGTTGTTGCTAAGATAAATGGCGATTTGCCTAAAAATTTAAAGACTATCAAGAAAATTTTAGCCAAATACAAAGTGGAAATTTTGCTTGAGAAAAGCTGTGCTAAAGAGGTTGGCGAGCAGGGCTTTGAGCTTATAAATTTGGCCAAGAATTGTGACTTTTTGATCTCTTTGGGAGGAGATGGCACCATCATCTCAGCCTGTAGGCAAAGTGCTGAAATTTCGCCGTTTGTGCTTGGAATTCACGCCGGTAGGCTTGGATTTTTAACCGATATCACGATGGATGAGTGCGAAGAGTTTTTTAAGGACTTTTTTGTAGGAAAATTTGAGATAGAAACTCCATATATGCTTGATGTTTTTATGCATAAAAAAAGTGGCGAAGTAGTTAAAAAGATCGCATTTAACGAAGCTGCGATGCTAAGTTCAAAATCAGGCTCCATGACTCACATCGAAGCGCTTTTAAACGGGAAAGATTTTAACTCATACTTTGGAGACGGCGTGCTCATCTGCACTCCGATAGGATCAACCGCTTACAACATGAGCGCAAACGGACCTATCATCTATCCGCTAAGCGATGTTTTTGCCGTAACTCCGATATGCTCTCACTCGCTTACTCAGCGTCCTGTCGTACTTCCAAGAGGATTTGAGATGAAATTTAAGACTAAAAGCGATGCGATTTTGGTTATCGACGGGCAAGACCGCTTTAATATGTCAAATTTAGATAGCATAAGTGTGACATTAAGCGAAAAATCGGCGAAATTTATCCGCCATATCGGCAGGGATTACTTCCAAATTTTAAAAGAAAAACTTCACTGGGGATATAATGATTGAGAGGCTTTTGATAAAGGAATATCTAAATTTTGATAGCGTTGAGCTTAAATTTAAGGAGGGGCTTAGCGTATTTACCGGCGTAAGCGGTGCGGGAAAGTCGGTTTTGATGAGTGCGATAATGGCTGTTTTTGGCCTTAAAGATAGTGAAGCAAAGCTCGTTGAAGCCGATGTGGAGTATAAATTTAGCGCTGAAGAATACGGCATTGAAAGCGAGCAGATGAATACATTTAAACTGTTTAGAGATAAGGCGACAAGGTATTTTATAAACTCTCAGTCCATCTCAAAGAAAAATCTCGCTGCAATCGCAAAAGAGCACATCAAATACCTCTCGGCAAAAGAGATAAATGAGTTTGAAAACGAGAGATTTTTAAATTTGCTTGACATTAGCCAGAGTAAAAAAGATGGTTCGTTTCTCAAGTTTAAGCAGGAATTTGAGGCGAAATTTAAAGAATTTGATCAAATTTCAAAGGATCTTCAAAAGATAATCGAAGATGAAAAAAGAGTTGAAGAGCTAAAGGAATTTGCAAGCTTTGAAATATCTAAAATAGAGTCCGTGAACCCAAAAATAGGCGAATTTGAAGAGCTAATAGAGATAAAAAAGCGCCTTAGCAAAAAAGATAAGATAAATGAGGCTTGGAGTAGGGCTGAGGCTGTGTTTCATGCTGAAAAAGCAGTTATAGACGCGCTAAACATAAGCGATATCGACGCGAGCTTTTTTGAAGAGGCGATGAACGAGCTAAGAATAGCGCGCGACAGCCTAAATATGGACGAGCTTGAAGAGATCGATATAGAGGGCGTTCTAGATAGGATAGGGGCGCTAAATTCGCTCATCAGAAGATACGGCAGCGTGGAAGAGGCGCTTGAGCTGCTTCAAAAACGAAAAGTGGAACTTAATAAGTACGAAAACATAAGCTTTGAAAAGAGCGCGCTTGAGGCGAAATTTAAAGCTCTTAAAAGTGAGATAGACGCTATGGCTAGCAAGCTTACTAAGGCAAGAAGTGAAAATCTAAAAGAGCTTGAAAGCCTTATAAATTCTTATCTTAAAGAGCTTTATATGAGCAAGATAACTCTTAATATAAGTCCAAAACAGCTTAATAAATTTGGAGTTGATGAGGTTGGCCTGAGTCTAA includes these proteins:
- a CDS encoding AAA family ATPase, translating into MIERLLIKEYLNFDSVELKFKEGLSVFTGVSGAGKSVLMSAIMAVFGLKDSEAKLVEADVEYKFSAEEYGIESEQMNTFKLFRDKATRYFINSQSISKKNLAAIAKEHIKYLSAKEINEFENERFLNLLDISQSKKDGSFLKFKQEFEAKFKEFDQISKDLQKIIEDEKRVEELKEFASFEISKIESVNPKIGEFEELIEIKKRLSKKDKINEAWSRAEAVFHAEKAVIDALNISDIDASFFEEAMNELRIARDSLNMDELEEIDIEGVLDRIGALNSLIRRYGSVEEALELLQKRKVELNKYENISFEKSALEAKFKALKSEIDAMASKLTKARSENLKELESLINSYLKELYMSKITLNISPKQLNKFGVDEVGLSLNETNLKNLSSGELNRLRLAFIASETQISGSGNGVIILDEIDANLSGKEAMSIANVLLNLAKFYQIFAISHQPQLSSKANSHFLVERHGEKSIVRELENSERISELARMISGEKITNEALNFARQLLEG
- a CDS encoding adenylate kinase, whose product is MKKLFLIIGAPGSGKTTDANLITKGDDSFTHYSTGDLLRAEVASGSELGKLIDSYISKGNLVPLEVVVNAIISAIKSSKTPNVVLDGYPRSIEQMTELDKVLSAQNEISLKGVIEVDVSEDVARERVLGRARGADDNNEVFNNRMKVYLEPIGAIRKFYSGKNLLHEINGERTIDEIVTDMRNLINSLL
- the aspS gene encoding aspartate--tRNA ligase, with amino-acid sequence MRSHYCAELSAADIGKEVDLCGWVNTYRDHGGVIFIDLRDRTGLIQLVCDPADSVSAHEVASKVRDEYVLRIKGKIRARGEGLVNPRLKTGEIEVVVSEVTVENPSEPLPFMINDNSVNEDIRLKYRFLDLRNERLQNIFKMRSKAAIAARNSLDRLGFIEFETPILTRATPEGARDYLVPSRVYPGQFYALPQSPQLFKQLLMCSGFDKYFQIAKCFRDEDLRADRQPEFTQIDIEMSFIEQEDILNMAEEVLKDIFAACGYDIKTPFRRMSYKEATEKYGSDKPDLRYDLAMVDVIDIFARSSNEIFANIAKDPKKNRIKALKVPNGDNIFSKREMNRFEEFVCKFGAQGLGYFQMKEDGLKGPLCKFFEEKDLQEIVDRCELKLGDVVFFGAGKKKIVLDYMGRFRIFLAEQMGIIDQDRMEFLWVLDFPMFEQNDDGSYSAMHHPFTCPKNIDEEDLEDILSVAHDVVLNGFELGGGSVRIHKNDVQQKVFKLLGIDEAEQREKFGFLLDALSFGAPPHGGIAIGFDRLVMLATKSTSIRDVIAFPKTQRAQCPMTKAPSEASSEQLRELGLRLREKTN
- a CDS encoding YgiW/YdeI family stress tolerance OB fold protein — protein: MLKKLTLSALLAGSLLASGGFTGTNNAAQNQGGFTGKGSATLVTIKEALNMRDGAPVILEGKIKSQIRSDDYEFVGRSGDTIEIEIDNHVWKGVTVDENTPIRITGKVDKDLMKTTIDVKSVEIIK
- a CDS encoding NAD(+) kinase, producing the protein MKKEINLNFADVKKVGVVAKINGDLPKNLKTIKKILAKYKVEILLEKSCAKEVGEQGFELINLAKNCDFLISLGGDGTIISACRQSAEISPFVLGIHAGRLGFLTDITMDECEEFFKDFFVGKFEIETPYMLDVFMHKKSGEVVKKIAFNEAAMLSSKSGSMTHIEALLNGKDFNSYFGDGVLICTPIGSTAYNMSANGPIIYPLSDVFAVTPICSHSLTQRPVVLPRGFEMKFKTKSDAILVIDGQDRFNMSNLDSISVTLSEKSAKFIRHIGRDYFQILKEKLHWGYND
- the ppa gene encoding inorganic diphosphatase, producing the protein MDISKIKAGSNPDKINAVIEIPYGSNIKYEICKDSGAVFVDRVLYSAMFYPANYGFVPNTLAEDGDPADILVLNEYPLQAGSVIPCRLIGVLVMEDEAGMDEKLLAVPVSKIDPRYDAIKSYKDLPEATLNKIRNFFETYKMLEPNKWVKVKEFKCADTAKAILDKAIASYK